From Marivirga harenae, one genomic window encodes:
- the dnaN gene encoding DNA polymerase III subunit beta, with the protein MKFLVSSSALLKQISSINGVISTNPMVPILENFLFEIQDGLLTITASDLQTSMITEIDVESSENGSIAVPARILMDTLKNLPEQPVTFSIDEETYSIEISSDNGRYKLAGENATDFPKVQEVENPDTVDISADVLATAINHTIYATSNDELRPAMGGVYVKFDETNTTFVATDGNRLIRYRRVDVASDSGTGIIIPRKALSLLKNSLPAENVNVAVEFNMSNAYFKFNNIKLICRLVDERFPDYENVIPAENNIKLTINRQEFMSSLRRISIYANKTTHQVRLKINGSELQIFAEDLDFSNEASEIMACDHQGDDIEIGFNAKFLIEMLNNLDSKEVSIDMSAPNKAGLLFPSDMDENEDILLLVMPVMLNNYV; encoded by the coding sequence ATGAAATTTTTAGTATCCTCATCTGCATTATTAAAGCAAATTTCATCCATCAATGGGGTGATTTCAACCAACCCGATGGTCCCAATATTAGAGAATTTCTTATTCGAAATTCAAGATGGTCTATTGACTATCACAGCTTCGGATTTGCAGACTTCCATGATTACTGAGATTGATGTGGAATCATCTGAAAACGGTAGCATAGCAGTTCCGGCTCGAATTTTAATGGATACTTTGAAAAACCTTCCAGAGCAGCCCGTGACTTTCTCTATTGATGAGGAAACTTACAGCATTGAAATTAGCTCTGATAATGGTCGGTATAAATTAGCAGGTGAAAATGCTACGGATTTCCCTAAAGTGCAGGAAGTTGAAAACCCTGATACAGTAGATATTTCAGCAGATGTTTTAGCTACGGCTATTAACCATACTATTTACGCCACAAGCAATGACGAATTACGTCCGGCTATGGGTGGCGTTTATGTTAAATTTGATGAAACGAATACCACTTTCGTTGCCACAGATGGTAATCGATTAATTCGTTATAGAAGGGTTGATGTAGCTTCTGATTCAGGGACAGGCATCATTATCCCTAGAAAAGCTTTGTCTTTATTGAAGAACAGCTTGCCAGCTGAGAATGTGAACGTAGCAGTGGAATTTAATATGTCCAATGCTTATTTCAAATTCAATAATATCAAATTGATTTGTCGATTGGTAGATGAGCGTTTCCCTGATTATGAAAATGTAATTCCTGCTGAAAACAATATCAAATTGACCATCAACCGTCAAGAGTTTATGTCCTCTTTGAGAAGGATCAGCATCTATGCTAATAAAACGACTCACCAAGTACGTTTGAAAATTAACGGAAGCGAATTGCAAATCTTTGCTGAAGATTTAGACTTCTCTAATGAAGCAAGCGAAATTATGGCATGTGACCATCAAGGTGATGATATTGAAATTGGCTTTAACGCTAAGTTTTTAATTGAAATGCTAAATAACTTAGACAGTAAGGAAGTAAGCATTGATATGTCAGCACCAAACAAAGCAGGTTTATTATTTCCTTCTGATATGGACGAGAATGAAGATATTTTATTATTGGTAATGCCAGTGATGTTGAATAATTACGTTTAA